In Primulina huaijiensis isolate GDHJ02 chromosome 6, ASM1229523v2, whole genome shotgun sequence, a single window of DNA contains:
- the LOC140979013 gene encoding uncharacterized protein, producing the protein MGDKKKKATMLVRLVSAAGTGFFYVVKKTKRLHTSNIKLEFRKYDPRVNRHVLFTEAKMK; encoded by the coding sequence ATGGGAGACAAGAAGAAGAAGGCCACTATGTTGGTGAGGCTGGTTTCGGCTGCTGGGACTGGATTCTTCTACGTGGTGAAGAAGACCAAGAGGCTCCACACCAGCAACATCAAACTTGAGTTTCGGAAGTACGATCCTCGAGTGAATCGTCATGTTCTGTTTACCGAGGCGAAGATGAAGTGA